In Verrucomicrobiota bacterium, the following proteins share a genomic window:
- the deoC gene encoding deoxyribose-phosphate aldolase codes for MPTFTSSKSPLKRLLDEVGPVDQVAIEERVAKFSTRSIKKGSKIQGLKLALSMVDLTALEGKDTPGKVESLCQKAQTPDPELDTPQVAAVCVYPLMVKPARRCLGESPVRIASVATSFPSGQVPLRTRLQEVKQAVRDGADEIDMVIQRGLFLSGKVQAVQDEIAAVVEACGEARLKVILEVSELETYDNIRAASFLAMAVLRPGDFIKTSTGKTSGNATLANNQVMLEAIRDFYLNTGIPISMKPAGGIKNSKQALHFLVAVKETLGDAWLTNERYRFGASSLLNDLLMQLRKQQQGVYQAPWKFSDASSGY; via the coding sequence ATGCCAACCTTCACTTCAAGCAAGTCTCCACTCAAACGTCTTTTAGATGAAGTCGGCCCGGTCGATCAGGTCGCAATTGAAGAACGTGTGGCAAAGTTTTCTACCCGCAGCATAAAAAAAGGGAGCAAGATCCAGGGACTCAAACTAGCTTTGTCCATGGTCGATCTTACGGCGTTGGAAGGCAAGGACACGCCGGGGAAGGTAGAATCACTTTGCCAAAAAGCACAAACACCGGATCCGGAACTGGATACTCCTCAAGTTGCTGCGGTATGTGTTTATCCGTTAATGGTGAAGCCCGCGCGAAGATGCCTTGGCGAATCGCCAGTACGTATTGCTTCGGTAGCAACGAGTTTCCCTTCCGGCCAGGTTCCTTTGCGCACAAGGCTGCAGGAAGTGAAGCAGGCGGTTCGTGATGGAGCAGATGAAATTGACATGGTTATTCAGCGTGGGCTCTTCCTCTCTGGCAAGGTCCAAGCAGTTCAGGATGAAATTGCCGCGGTGGTTGAAGCGTGTGGTGAAGCACGATTGAAGGTGATCCTCGAAGTCAGCGAATTGGAAACCTACGACAATATACGTGCAGCGTCGTTTCTCGCCATGGCTGTTCTTCGTCCGGGAGATTTTATTAAGACCAGTACTGGGAAAACGTCCGGTAATGCCACTCTGGCAAATAATCAAGTGATGCTTGAGGCCATTCGCGACTTTTACCTCAATACGGGCATTCCTATTAGCATGAAGCCTGCTGGAGGCATCAAAAATTCCAAACAAGCACTTCACTTCCTCGTCGCAGTCAAAGAAACTTTAGGCGATGCCTGGTTAACGAACGAACGCTATCGCTTTGGAGCCAGTTCCTTGTTGAATGACCTCCTCATGCAGCTGCGCAAACAACAGCAAGGTGTTTATCAGGCACCTTGGAAATTCAGTGACGCCAGCTCTGGTTATTAA
- a CDS encoding ribokinase, whose product MASSIVVIGSYVQDLTFHLPEFPKPGQTLIGNFQSGPGGKGSNQAVAAARTGVSTAFIGATGQDAFAGVAREFHQSEGIDSHLAIKPADETGTAGILVNQHGENEIVVALGANASLTPADIPGDIIANAGIVVTQLECNLEATNHALKLARLEGVTTLLNPAPMRDDFPMDMLDNVDILIPNETEFAHLLRTKCPESHGSFEEAEIQGIDPEVLHELCREFGVPTFIITLGSKGCFVSTIGSHFQTDSMKGIDVVDTTGAGDAFVGGFASGLQTFDGDIKKAAEYGNVVAGLSVTRRGTAPSMPYKDEIEKAVKLL is encoded by the coding sequence ATGGCTTCATCCATCGTTGTTATTGGTAGTTACGTTCAGGACCTGACTTTCCATCTTCCTGAGTTTCCAAAACCAGGTCAGACACTCATCGGAAATTTCCAAAGTGGGCCAGGGGGTAAGGGCTCAAACCAAGCGGTTGCCGCGGCAAGAACAGGAGTTTCCACCGCCTTTATCGGAGCAACCGGGCAAGATGCTTTTGCAGGAGTTGCCCGTGAATTCCATCAATCGGAAGGCATAGATTCACATCTGGCAATAAAACCGGCTGATGAGACAGGCACTGCTGGAATCCTGGTCAACCAACATGGGGAAAATGAAATTGTGGTCGCCTTAGGCGCGAATGCTTCACTCACACCTGCAGACATTCCGGGGGACATTATCGCCAACGCTGGAATTGTGGTGACTCAGCTGGAATGTAATTTGGAGGCGACCAACCATGCGCTAAAACTCGCACGATTGGAGGGGGTAACAACCTTATTAAATCCAGCTCCCATGCGAGACGACTTTCCCATGGATATGCTAGACAATGTCGACATACTAATACCCAACGAAACCGAATTCGCTCACCTCCTAAGAACAAAGTGCCCAGAATCACATGGCTCTTTCGAAGAGGCGGAGATACAAGGTATCGACCCAGAAGTATTACATGAATTGTGCAGAGAGTTTGGGGTTCCCACTTTTATCATTACTTTAGGTAGCAAAGGCTGCTTTGTGTCGACAATAGGCAGCCATTTTCAAACAGACTCCATGAAAGGAATCGACGTAGTAGACACGACTGGAGCAGGAGATGCCTTTGTTGGTGGATTTGCTTCAGGCTTACAAACCTTTGATGGAGATATAAAGAAGGCTGCAGAGTATGGGAATGTAGTTGCAGGATTATCCGTAACTCGCAGAGGCACTGCCCCATCCATGCCATATAAAGACGAAATTGAGAAGGCTGTGAAACTCCTGTAG
- a CDS encoding aldehyde dehydrogenase family protein, with product MSAQRKPVTKSSSRKAPELLFGDLWEFDPAPESADPKLVETYSLFIGGKFVAPRSRKYFDSINPATEKCLARIPAAGNADINAAFTAAQTGSDKYWSKLSGKDRGKYLYRIARLLQDRSREFAVAESLDGGKPIKESRDFDIPMAAAHFFYYAGWADKLAYALPGTSFRPYGVVGQIIPWNFPLLMLAWKIAPALAAGNCVVIKPAETTSITALKFAEILQEAGLPPGVVNIVSGAGSTGQLIVDHPAAKKIAFTGSTAVGKAILRATAGSGKGLTLELGGKAANIVFDDAPIDQAVEGVINGIFFNQGHVCCAGSRLLVQESIAETFVKKLKTRMASLRVGDPLDKNTDIGAINSMAQLEKITELVASGVSEGAELFQSSCSLPNQGYFYRPSLFQGVTQSHRIAREEIFGPVLSVLTFRTVSEAIDKANNTAYGLSAGVWTDKGSKILKMSTALKAGVVWANTYNKFDPTSPFGGYKESGFGREGGKQGVSDYLKIES from the coding sequence ATGTCCGCTCAAAGAAAGCCTGTCACCAAATCATCCAGCCGGAAGGCTCCTGAACTGTTGTTCGGGGACCTTTGGGAGTTTGATCCAGCACCCGAATCTGCCGATCCGAAATTAGTCGAAACTTATTCCTTGTTTATCGGAGGGAAATTTGTGGCACCGCGAAGTCGAAAATATTTTGATTCGATTAACCCGGCTACAGAAAAATGTCTCGCCAGAATACCTGCCGCCGGAAATGCCGATATCAATGCCGCATTTACCGCTGCCCAAACGGGATCGGATAAATATTGGTCAAAGCTTTCTGGTAAGGATCGCGGGAAATACCTCTATCGCATTGCGCGCTTACTTCAGGATCGCTCCCGTGAATTTGCAGTTGCCGAATCACTGGATGGCGGGAAACCAATCAAGGAATCGCGCGATTTCGACATTCCGATGGCCGCGGCGCACTTCTTTTATTATGCAGGCTGGGCGGATAAACTCGCATATGCATTGCCCGGAACATCGTTTCGACCTTACGGAGTAGTCGGACAAATTATCCCCTGGAATTTTCCATTGCTCATGCTCGCATGGAAAATTGCACCCGCCTTGGCTGCTGGAAACTGCGTTGTTATCAAACCGGCCGAGACGACTTCGATAACCGCGCTGAAATTTGCTGAGATTCTTCAAGAGGCCGGACTACCGCCTGGTGTCGTAAATATTGTCTCCGGTGCCGGTTCAACCGGGCAGCTCATCGTGGATCATCCAGCAGCCAAGAAAATTGCCTTTACCGGATCGACGGCTGTGGGGAAAGCGATTCTGCGCGCGACCGCCGGAAGCGGAAAAGGACTCACGCTCGAACTGGGAGGAAAAGCAGCCAACATCGTTTTTGATGACGCCCCCATTGATCAAGCAGTTGAAGGAGTTATAAACGGCATCTTTTTTAACCAAGGTCATGTTTGTTGTGCGGGCAGCAGACTTTTGGTGCAGGAATCCATTGCCGAGACGTTCGTTAAAAAATTGAAGACCCGCATGGCCTCCTTAAGAGTGGGAGACCCGCTCGACAAGAACACCGATATTGGGGCGATTAATTCCATGGCGCAATTGGAGAAGATTACAGAACTCGTCGCCAGTGGCGTTAGCGAAGGAGCTGAACTCTTTCAAAGTTCCTGTTCGCTGCCGAATCAAGGTTACTTTTATCGTCCTTCCTTATTCCAGGGGGTTACTCAAAGTCACCGTATCGCTCGTGAAGAAATATTTGGGCCTGTCCTTAGTGTTCTGACTTTTCGCACGGTAAGTGAAGCTATTGATAAGGCCAACAACACGGCTTATGGCTTGTCCGCTGGTGTTTGGACAGATAAGGGTTCGAAAATCCTGAAGATGAGCACCGCATTAAAAGCCGGGGTGGTTTGGGCCAACACCTATAACAAATTTGATCCCACGTCACCATTCGGTGGGTACAAAGAAAGTGGGTTTGGCCGCGAAGGAGGCAAGCAGGGAGTTTCCGATTACCTCAAGATTGAATCCTAA
- a CDS encoding aldehyde dehydrogenase family protein translates to MPRISITKTPKAYVGGKFIRSESGRVFPLEDKAGQFICNIPQCTRKDTRNAVELAGNAGSSWAARTAYNRGQVLYRLGEMMESRSEELAQAIAVTGIIDLRKARTEVSVAIDRVIYYAGWTDKYEQVLGNTNPVAGSFFNFSVTEPIGVVGVFCSDGSPLLGLISQVLPIITSGNSVVALASTSNPYPAILLGEMLATSDLPGGVLNILTGFKDELLETFASHEQIRGLDLSVDDKLRKQAEVLAAKSVKRVKVRPESDEALFEDSAQSLYVIRNFLEFKTTWHPIGV, encoded by the coding sequence ATGCCAAGAATCTCCATTACCAAAACTCCCAAAGCCTACGTTGGTGGAAAGTTTATACGCTCCGAAAGTGGGAGGGTATTTCCTCTCGAGGACAAGGCCGGACAGTTTATCTGTAACATTCCACAATGTACCAGAAAGGATACTCGCAACGCCGTAGAGCTTGCAGGAAATGCTGGAAGTTCCTGGGCAGCAAGAACCGCTTATAATCGAGGTCAGGTACTTTACCGTTTGGGTGAAATGATGGAATCCCGGTCAGAGGAATTGGCGCAAGCGATTGCTGTCACCGGCATTATTGATCTGCGAAAAGCCCGGACTGAAGTCAGTGTGGCCATCGACCGAGTCATCTATTACGCTGGTTGGACTGACAAATATGAACAAGTATTGGGTAATACAAACCCTGTCGCTGGGTCGTTTTTCAATTTTTCTGTGACTGAGCCGATCGGTGTAGTCGGTGTATTTTGCTCCGATGGGTCACCTTTGCTAGGTCTTATCTCTCAGGTGCTTCCAATTATTACTTCTGGAAATTCAGTGGTTGCCCTGGCATCAACGTCAAATCCTTACCCTGCAATTTTGCTCGGTGAAATGCTTGCCACTTCAGATCTTCCAGGCGGGGTCTTAAATATTCTGACTGGTTTTAAGGATGAGCTTTTGGAAACGTTTGCCAGTCATGAACAAATTCGCGGGCTTGACCTTTCAGTGGATGATAAACTCAGAAAACAGGCGGAGGTCCTTGCGGCGAAGAGTGTGAAGCGTGTCAAGGTGCGACCCGAATCTGATGAAGCTTTGTTCGAAGATTCTGCACAATCGCTCTATGTGATCCGCAATTTCCTGGAATTCAAAACAACGTGGCACCCTATTGGCGTGTAA
- a CDS encoding GDSL-type esterase/lipase family protein has product MVGQWKGEIFGLENIFCGDNITAAGRSWSMRMTGTPFNSINLGADGLRAKQIRLQLIKAKRYSPKNLFILAGTNDILGHREDFNLTSFSEDYRELVTIALNASKNVIVTLIPYTSKEIHIPDIIAANKAIVEICDENIISVIDLNEVIAPEGILLKDYSNDGLHLNKKGNQLWLERVDFILDNQ; this is encoded by the coding sequence ATGGTTGGCCAGTGGAAGGGGGAAATATTCGGCCTAGAGAATATTTTTTGCGGAGACAATATTACTGCAGCCGGCAGAAGTTGGAGTATGAGAATGACTGGAACTCCTTTCAATTCGATAAATTTGGGAGCGGACGGACTTCGGGCAAAACAAATTAGACTTCAGTTGATCAAAGCAAAGCGATATTCACCGAAGAACCTGTTCATACTTGCTGGAACAAACGACATATTAGGCCATAGAGAAGATTTCAATCTTACCTCTTTCAGCGAAGATTATAGAGAACTGGTAACAATCGCATTGAACGCATCGAAAAATGTAATTGTTACTTTGATCCCTTATACTTCTAAAGAAATCCATATCCCGGATATCATTGCTGCGAACAAAGCAATTGTAGAAATTTGCGACGAAAACATAATATCCGTAATTGATCTAAACGAAGTTATCGCTCCTGAAGGAATTTTGCTAAAAGATTATTCGAATGATGGTCTCCATCTTAACAAAAAGGGGAACCAACTCTGGCTTGAGAGAGTGGACTTTATTTTAGACAACCAATAG